The Oryza brachyantha chromosome 6, ObraRS2, whole genome shotgun sequence region CAAGCTCTGCAACGCCAGCAGGCCGGAGCAGCGgttcgacgccggcggcgccctgAGGTTCCGCCTCGACCGGAACGGCGACTTCTACTTCATCAGCGGCGCGCCGGGCCACTGCGACGCCGGCCAGAGGATGACCCTCCGCGTCATGTCCCAGCACGACGGCGACAATAAGGCCGGTGGCGACGCCCCGGCTGCCGCGCCGGcccccggcgacgacgaggacgacagTGGCGGGTCGTTCTCGTCCCGCACTCCCGGCTCCggctggtcgtcgtcgtcgcctccgacGCAGCCTCATGGGaagagcagcgccgccgccgccgccgtctcgccgtcgcgcggTGGTGGACACCACGCCGCGAgggttgccgccgccgccgccgtgctgctcgTCTTCGCTTGAGACGATGCCACGTGGCACATCGTGTGCTGCTTAATTAACCTACGTCGTATtaggcttaattaattaattaattagctaggcTGGTGGTGTAATTAGTCGTGTGCTGCTTTAACCTATCCTATCGTATTATCTAGACTCGTGATGTAATTTACTCGCTGTTAGTAATGTTAAACTTGCAATTAGTTACGTTAATTACTTATACGTGTTCTTGCTCAATTTACGTACTTGTGAAATCCGCCTTCCGAATCTGGACATGTTGTACGGTAATTACGTCTTCTTGAGCTGTTTACGTATTTCTTGGAATCCGCCGTCCTGACACATCCCTCGCCGTGCCTTCCCGGTGGCGGGCGCATCACCGCCGACTCAGCAATGGCCTCGCggctccgcctcgccggcgagagcCCTTCCGACCCGCATCTCTGCGCCAACCAGAGCgccgacggtggcgacggggcgggggagggggagggaggagccGCGAAGAAGCCGGAGGCGCGGCGGGAGGTGACggacctcggcggcggcagcgaggtgGTGCACGTGCCGCGGTTCGTGCcgcgggaggcggcgtgggGGTGGTTCGACTACCTCGACACGCGCATCCCCTGGAAGCGCCCCACCATCCGCGTCTTCGGCCGCTCCGCCGTgcaggtcgccgccgccgccctcaccCAACCTCTCCCATTTTACCCATCGTTTCTCTCGCCGCGTTCGTTCTAATCACTTGGGTTCTAGGCGTAAGCATTTTTTGATTCAGTCGCCTTAATCGGTTGCCACTGCTGCCTGCTGTGCTATTGATTGGATAATAAATTCTAGTGCTATTCTCGTAAAGAAATTCGCTAATGATTGGTGCATTATCGATTAATTATCGCTGTTCTTGAAGGGAGAAAAATACATATCTTGCGATGCTGGCTCGGGTAGATTCCGAGTATGACACTGAATTCTTACGGAGTGTGTTCAGTTTTGTGTTTTGGTTGAAGCACCGTGCAGT contains the following coding sequences:
- the LOC102711442 gene encoding early nodulin-like protein 1, with amino-acid sequence MAGVALLFPAAAVAMVACVAAGGAGASASTPAGRVFIVGGGPRGWSQPTPSDETYNHWAAKNRFHVGDFLDFNYVKNDSVLLVSRDDYKLCNASRPEQRFDAGGALRFRLDRNGDFYFISGAPGHCDAGQRMTLRVMSQHDGDNKAGGDAPAAAPAPGDDEDDSGGSFSSRTPGSGWSSSSPPTQPHGKSSAAAAAVSPSRGGGHHAARVAAAAAVLLVFA